In one window of Cytophagaceae bacterium ABcell3 DNA:
- a CDS encoding DUF481 domain-containing protein translates to MNIEKTRLERKDTANYFVGNVSASLSMYNRSAGEKDPVNLLGFNSGADFGYISKNHVYMLIGKFDYLKINENVFLSTGYVHFRTSFNHNETIHPEFFTQYQYDNFRGLDPRLLTGGAIRYRLIKSKSINITLSTGAMLEYEQWQHPYEANNFQQVTLIKSTSNISTRWKIKEHIDLNTIFYFQTGYDNSIKAFRHRYSGEANLLVKVTERLSLKTTFTGNYENRPIVPITPFIYSLTNGFQINL, encoded by the coding sequence TTGAATATCGAAAAAACACGCCTGGAGCGTAAAGATACCGCCAATTACTTTGTGGGAAATGTGTCTGCTTCTTTAAGCATGTACAACAGGAGCGCAGGCGAGAAAGACCCAGTAAATCTTTTAGGTTTCAATAGTGGCGCTGACTTTGGCTATATAAGCAAAAATCACGTTTATATGCTTATTGGAAAATTTGACTATTTGAAAATCAACGAAAACGTATTCCTAAGCACGGGATATGTACATTTCCGAACAAGCTTTAACCATAACGAAACCATTCACCCCGAATTTTTCACCCAATACCAGTATGACAATTTTCGTGGACTTGACCCAAGGCTATTAACGGGAGGCGCTATTAGGTATCGATTAATAAAAAGTAAAAGCATAAACATTACCTTAAGCACAGGAGCTATGCTTGAATATGAGCAGTGGCAGCACCCATACGAGGCAAACAATTTTCAGCAAGTAACCCTCATCAAGTCTACCAGTAATATTTCGACAAGGTGGAAAATTAAAGAACATATAGACCTGAATACTATCTTTTACTTCCAAACAGGCTATGACAATAGCATTAAGGCATTCAGGCATCGCTACAGCGGAGAAGCAAATTTGCTGGTAAAAGTAACGGAAAGACTCTCTCTAAAAACCACTTTTACGGGAAATTATGAAAACAGGCCCATTGTCCCGATCACGCCGTTTATATACTCACTGACCAATGGGTTTCAAATAAATTTGTAG